The segment GAGAAGGTCTGGCACAAGCTCTCTGGCAAGCATGAGGACGACAAGCCTGCGGTAGAGAAGGGACCGGAAGCGGAGAAACAGATCGTCAGTGGCGCCATTCGCACCGACCTGATCCTGTCTGCTGAAATCATGGTAATCGCGCTTTCTACTGTTTCCCATCAAGGGTTCTGGTCGCAGATGGTGAGTCTTGTGGTGGTCGCGTTTGTCATCACTATCCTGGTGTACGGCGTAGTGGCGCTGTTAGTCAGAATGGATGACCTCGGCCTGAAGCTCGCCCAGCGGGAGAGTTCGGGAATAAAGAAACTGGGCCGTGGTCTGGTCACGGCCATGCCCAAGGTACTAGCAACCATCTCGGTCGTGGGCACCGTCGCCATGCTCTGGGTGGGTGGGCATATCCTGATGGTCAATCTGGGTGCCGATGGAACGGGTTGGTTCAACGCGCCCTATGAGTGGGTACACCACATCGAGCTTGGCATTAGTGAGG is part of the Halomonas alkaliantarctica genome and harbors:
- a CDS encoding DUF808 domain-containing protein, which translates into the protein MAKLSAASLDDVSAAAGRATAKAAGVVVDDTAVTPQYLQGVTAERELAILKKIALGSIRNKLIFILPAALLLNYFLPMLLPIILMVGGTYLAFEGAEKVWHKLSGKHEDDKPAVEKGPEAEKQIVSGAIRTDLILSAEIMVIALSTVSHQGFWSQMVSLVVVAFVITILVYGVVALLVRMDDLGLKLAQRESSGIKKLGRGLVTAMPKVLATISVVGTVAMLWVGGHILMVNLGADGTGWFNAPYEWVHHIELGISEATGAMGSTLGWSFNTLCSAVIGFLVGSVVVGVVHLVPVKKAQNT